Proteins from a genomic interval of Thamnophis elegans isolate rThaEle1 chromosome 2, rThaEle1.pri, whole genome shotgun sequence:
- the LOC116504109 gene encoding metabotropic glutamate receptor 6-like → MESTNFPLFWFWSLWALGSGPGWVHSQAPTQPHSIKIEGDITLGGLFPVHSRGPAGVPCGEVKKEKGIHRMEAMLYALDQINSDPDLLPNITLGARILDTCSRDTYALEQSLTFVQALIQKDTSDVRCSNGEPPIIAKPERVVAVIGASASSVSIMVANVLRLFAIPQISYASTAPELSDNNRYDYFSRVVPPDSYQAQTMVDIVKALGWNYVSTLASEGNYGESGVDAFVQISREAGGVCIAQSIKIPREPKPGEFNKMIKRLMETPNARGIIIFANEDDIKRVLEAARFANLTGQFLWVGSDSWGAKISPILMQEEVAEGAVTILPKRASIEGFDQYFTTRSLENNRRNIWFAEFWEEDFRCKLTRPGFQYDEGNRKCTGDERIGRESTYEQEGKVQFVIDAVYAMAHALHNMHMELCSGQIGVCDKMDPIDGRTLLNYILGVNFNGSAGTPVMFNENGDAPGRYDIFQYQLTNTTVPGYKAIGQWAEYLRLNIEDMQWSGGQKEIPSSVCSLPCNPGERKKMVKGVPCCWHCELCDGYQYQLDEFNCEMCPFDMRPNLNRTACRPTPIVKLEWSSPWAILPIFLAILGILGTVFIVITFIRFNDTPIVRASGRELSYVLLTGIFLIYTITFLMIAEPGVTICAFRRLFLGLGMAISYSALLTKTNRIYRIFEQGKKSVTPPKFISPTSQLIITFSLTSVQVVAVVIWLGVQPPHSIIDYEEQHTPNPEFARGVLKCDMSDLSIISCLSYSIVLMVTCTVYAIKARGVPETFNEAKPIGFTMYTTCIVWLAFVPIFFGTAQSAEKMYIQTTTLTISMSLSAFVSLGMLYVPKVYVIIFHPEQNVQKRKRSFKAAATAVNASTRLSQKGAQNGESKDDKQDNFPKVMYISYTELTMVPT, encoded by the exons ATGGAGTCTACTAACTTCCCTCTCTTTTGGTTCTGGTCACTGTGGGCCTTAGGATCTGGCCCAGGCTGGGTACACAGCCAagcacccacccagccacattcAATCAAGATAGAAGGAGACATCACTCTCGGAGGCCTGTTCCCTGTGCATTCCCGTGGCCCAGCTGGAGTACCTTGTGGGGaggtgaagaaagaaaaggggatccatcggatggaggccatgctttaCGCTCTGGACCAGATCAACAGTGACCCTGATCTGCTTCCCAACATAACTTTGGGGGCCCGTATCCTGGATACCTGCTCTCGTGACACCTATGCCTTGGAACAATCATTGACTTTTGTCCAGGCACTGATTCAGAAGGACACTTCCGATGTGCGCTGCTCCAATGGGGAGCCACCCATTATTGCCAAACCAGAGCGTGTGGTGGCTGTCATTGGGGCCTCTGCCAGCTCTGTCTCTATTATGGTGGCCAACGTCCTTCGCCTCTTTGCT ATTCCCCAGATAAGCTATGCATCCACAGCACCGGAGCTCAGTGACAATAACCGCTACGATTATTTCTCCCGCGTGGTGCCTCCTGACTCTTACCAAGCTCAAACTATGGTAGACATTGTTAAAGCGCTAGGCTGGAATTATGTCTCCACCTTAGCCTCTGAGGGCAACTATGGCGAGAGTGGGGTCGATGCCTTTGTGCAGATCTCCCGGGAAGCCG GTGGAGTGTGCATTGCCCAGTCCATCAAGATCCCACGAGAACCCAAGCCAGGAGAATTTAACAAAATGATCAAGAGACTGATGGAGACCCCCAATGCCCGCGGCATCATCATTTTTGCCAATGAGGACGATATCAA ACGAGTGCTGGAAGCTGCCCGCTTTGCCAATCTGACGGGGCAGTTCCTCTGGGTAGGTTCTGACAGCTGGGGCGCCAAGATTTCCCCCATTCTGATGCAAGAGGAAGTGGCTGAAGGAGCAGTGACCATCTTACCCAAAAGAGCCTCGATTGAAG GTTTTGACCAATACTTCACCACCCGTTCCTTGGAGAACAATCGGCGCAACATCTGGTTTGCTGAATTCTGGGAGGAAGACTTCAGGTGTAAACTAACTCGTCCAGGGTTCCAGTATGATGAAGGGAACCGCAAATGTACTG GAGATGAACGAATTGGGCGAGAATCTACTTACGAGCAGGAGGGAAAGGTGCAGTTTGTGATTGACGCTGTCTATGCCATGGCGCATGCATTGCACAACATGCATATGGAGCTCTGTTCAGGCCAAATCGGGGTGTGTGACAAGATGGATCCCATTGACGGGCGAACCCTGCTGAACTACATTCTGGGAGTCAACTTCAATG GCAGTGCCGGAACACCAGTCATGTTCAACGAAAATGGAGATGCTCCTGGGCGCTATGATATTTTCCAGTATCAGCTGACAAATACTACGGTCCCAGGATACAAGGCCATTGGCCAGTGGGCAGAATACCTTCGACTGAAT ATCGAGGACATGCAGTGGTCAGGTGGACAGAAGGAGATCCCCTCATCAGTCTGCAGCCTCCCCTGTAAcccaggagagaggaagaagatggtgaaAGGTGTCCCTTGCTGCTGGCACTGTGAGCTATGTGACGGCTACCAGTATCAACTGGATGAGTTCAACTGTGAAATGTGTCCCTTTGACATGCGGCCCAATCTCAATCGCACAGCCTGCCGCCCAACACCCATTGTCAAGCTGGAGTGGAGCTCCCCTTGGGCCATTCTGCCCATCTTCTTGGCCATTCTGGGCATCCTTGGCACTGTCTTCATCGTTATCACCTTCATCCGTTTCAACGACACCCCCATTGTCCGAGCCTCAGGTCGTGAGCTGAGCTATGTCCTGCTCACTGGGATTTTCCTCATCTATACCATCACTTTTCTGATGATTGCTGAACCAGGTGTTACCATCTGTGCCTTCCGGCGCCTCTTTCTTGGCTTGGGCATGGCCATCAGCTATTCAGCATTGCTGACCAAAACCAACCGCATCTATCGCATCTTTGAACAAGGCAAGAAGTCAGTGACTCCACCCAAATTCATCAGCCCCACCTCCCAACTGATAATCACCTTCAGCCTCACATCCGTGCAAGTTGTGGCTGTGGTCATCTGGCTGGGGGTGCAGCCACCCCATAGCATCATTGACTATGAAGAGCAACATACACCCAACCCAGAATTCGCCCGGGGCGTCCTCAAATGTGACATGTCAGACCTCTCTATCATCTCCTGCCTCAGCTACAGTATTGTTTTGATGGTTACCTGCACCGTCTATGCCATCAAGGCCCGTGGCGTGCCGGAGACCTTCAACGAGGCTAAACCCATTGGCTTCACCATGTACACAACCTGCATCGTCTGGCTGGCCTTTGTGCCCATCTTCTTTGGCACAGCCCAGTCAGCGGAGAAG ATGTACATTCAGACAACAACCCTCACCATCTCCATGAGCCTGAGCGCCTTTGTTTCTCTCGGGATGCTCTACGTACCCAAAGTCTATGTCATCATCTTCCACCCGGAGCAGAACGTGCAGAAACGCAAGCGCAGCTTCAAGGCAGCAGCCACAGCTGTCAATGCCTCCACGAGGCTCTCCCAGAAAGGCGCTCAGAATGGCGAAAGCAAAGATGACAAACAGGACA